AAcctttttcttttagaacttCTCTAACATATTTAACTTACATTAAAAGCTAAAAATTGATGTTCAAAGTCACATTTAAGAGTGAAAGATTAGGAGCTCACTGTGATATGCAACAAGGAAATTTCAGTAATGGATCCATCAACTTGACCAATTATGAGCATAAGGACATTGTGATTCTTTAGAATTAGATGCTCCTTGAGGTCAGAACTTAGAGCCAAGCCTCATGTTTGTCAATTCATGTGTTCTCCTTTAGGCACTACCCTCAGAGACAGCTAGGTAAACAGGTAAGAAGGAATACTTCTAAGGAGTTCTAATAAATTAATGTTGCCTCGAGGTTCCTATGCTGCTTAtcagatttttattctttttctgttgttaagAGGCttaattatttattggaaaggtggggttacagagagaggtggtCGCaatgaggaggggagagagagcgagccagcacacttccatttgctgattcatttcccaaatgattgcatcagctagggctgggccaagccaagccaggagGTCTACCATGTGGCGTCAGACTTGctcatttggaccatcttccactgttttgccAGGTgtattagccaggagctggaccagaagtggaacagctggaaatcaaaccagtgctcattaGAGAATGCTGACATTCCAGGGGGTGGTTTGAACTGCTGtatcacaacactggctccagatttttgttttaaaaaaggatatttttatttaaaacattctagggcccggcagcatggcctagcagctaaagtcctcgccttgaaagccccgggatcccatatgggcgccggttctaatcccggcagctccacttcccatccagctccctgcttgtggcctgggaaagcagttgaggacggcccaatgcattgggacactgcacccgcgtgggagacccggaagaggttccaggttcccggcatcggattggcgcgtaccagcccgttgcggctcacttggggagtgaatcatcggacggaagatcttcctctctgtctctcctcctctctgtatatctgactttgtaacaaaataaataaatctttaaaaaaaaaaacattctaggATTTTTCTCCCCAAACTACTACATAGTTTCTGAGGTTACCATTAAATGTTATTAATGCAATTTCCTGATACTCCCATGCCATTTCTTTCTGCAGACAAATTGATGATCAACCCTTCAGTAGGCCTTCAGTAACATATGCAACTTATAGAGGCCCCCAACACATtaggaaatatttaaaacaacagaCTATATTGGAAACTGTGAATCCACTGGACAGGGAAAATGAAAGTTCTGACTCAAGTACAAACACGCGTGTTGGTGGTTGGAGTGAGACTGAAGCTGGGACGGCGCCATCACTGTCAACGAGCACAAGCATTTCTACAGAAGGATATTTGGAAGCCTCTACCTGTAGCAGGATAAGTGCCAATACAGAAAACCAGCTGACAAACAGTTTAGAACTGCAGGAAACTGTTTCTTCTAagcatgttttaaataaaaatgatcccGGGAGACTTGAGAAACGTCAGGTACCTCCTTCTGCTGTGGCTAACTCCGGATGTGCTGTTGGAGAGTCTAACTCCCAGGGACTCCTAAGTTGTATATCCATTTCTCAGACTGACGGACAAAGTTCTACACAGcttacaggaaaagaaaacagcGAAGTCACTTGCAGTCCAGATTTTCAAGGGAAGACTACCATAGGAAATACGGTCAAGGAAACCAGCTCTCTGATGAGTGGTGGGACCTCAGAGAAGGGAGAACAGGTTGAGCCTCAGAAACCTGCTGTTTCTGATTTTTCCGGTAGTGAATTTCCTGGGAGCAATGCTGCCAAGCAAGGACATTCAGACTTGCCAAGTCCTAACAGATTAATGAGGCATGAAGATCTGCACTTGCCAGAGAGTAAGTGTTCCGACAAGCAACCTGTAGACAACTCATCAGAGCAAGCTGCCAATCACACCAGCCCCGTTGCTCCTCAGGGACATGCCGTGACAGACACAGAGCTTGTTGGTGAAGAAAAGACATTATCCTCCCAAGACTCAGAGAAAAATCTGGCTGTTACAGAAATCGGGCAAAAATCAGAAAGTGCCTCAGCTGGTGAACCCACAACTTCAAGTCATGCAAAAGTTCCAGAAGACAGAGTTAAATCATTTCCTGAAGGTCCTCCTCAGTTGTTTGAAGCAGAAGCCAAAAAGTCTGCTGTTAGGCCCTTGGGCAGCACTCCTCAGGTGAGAGCAAACCAAAAGGACCCTGCCTCTGTAAAATGCAGCACTGACTCAGAAAGTGTAGCATGCTTGGAAATAGTGCCTGAATTAGATTTAGGACCTAATAAAAATCACCTTTCAGAATCACCTCCTGACTCTGAGAGTCCCCAACAAACCAAAATATCACCTGATGTTAAGACATCTGTTTCCCTCAATCGTGGAGAATCAAAGGACACTACTTCACCCCCTACCTTTGTTTCTGGAGCTGATGTGCTGAACACATTGGCCGTCTCTGCTTTAAAGAATGAGCACGCTGAAACTGGAGGTGAAAACATTGCTGGTGTTTCCTGTCAGCCTAACAAGAATCGAGAGGAAAGCAAAGCAGATCATGTTGAGTTTGCAAACAAGAAAACATCTTTGGTTCTGGAATCCAAGGAAGTTCTTCGTGATGCATGCAGGCTTCCTCAGGGTCTCAAAGCTGGTGACACTCAATTACGGGAGGTGGATTCATTGAACCAACTTGAGTCTGGAAGCCTCCCTGGGCATCGCTGCTCTGTTTCACCTAAGAAAGCAGAATCAAAGCCTTCAGACACTAAAGCAATTCAGGGCATAACAGAGACCTCAGATTCCTTGGAAACCAAAAGTGATAATATTTCCAAAGTATTCTCAAAAGCTGAAGTTCAAGATCAGAACAGCATTCCTCTTGAGTCACATTCTGGAAGAGGAAAAACAGTAGCCTTGACTAAGATAGCTGTTTCTGAAACAGAGTCCAGGGACATTTTTCAGGGCAGGcttcctttttttccatttgaaattACAGATACGCCTGCAAAGCATAACTTATCAAAATTAACTTCTGCAGAGGCTGAACAGGAAAAAAGCCCTCAACCTGTGGATCCCAGGCTCGAAGAGAAATGTGCAGATGCTGACCTTAAAGAGAAGGACCACGCTGAAGAGTCTCCTGCCTCCAAACATCAAGGTGTGCAAGACATAGAGACAGACCCCTTAGGTGACCATCCTTCTGCTTGTGGGGAGAAAGTCACCAGGCGAATGGCCCAGAATCGTGAAGCCGACACTGGTGCGATTCATCAGGTTCTGGGTCTCAGCAGGGGTAAAAAGACATCGGGTCTGTCAGAAATGGCACATCTCAGCTCAGCGATTTCCTGCAAATTCCAAGAAACTGACAGCACCAAAGCAAATTCATTCTTTCTAAGTTCTGATGTGAAGTTGGAAAAAGATGTCTGTGCATGTGAGGATTCAGATCTTCCTAACGCCCCTTCTGTTCTGAGGTCAGAAAAGAGGGAGGACACTCGGTTTCTAAGTGAAGCCGTCAACAGTGTGTCTTCTTCCTCTCGTCACTGTGGAGGGGTTATCAAGGTGATGCATTCACATCATCCTCCAAATAATTTTGATTCTGGAAAAGCTTCCACAGACTTCACAGGGGAAAGTGCTGCCTTAACCAACCCGCTGCGCCCTGATAACACTCTTTTGGAACTTGAAACACCTGTCTCGATAGAAGCAGCAGTGACTCCATGTCAGGAACATTTGGGGATTTGTACTGGGGAAATATCCCTTGATTTTCCAAGCACTTCCCAGTTGGCTGGTCCTATGGAAGCGGAGCCTGGAGCAGTTGCTGGGGCTCCAGTGTCAGTTAACAGCCCAAGCCAGCCGTGTTCTGAAGCCTCCGCTGAGCATGTAGAAGCAGGGAGAAGAACATGTGACCGATTTTTGGAGAGTGCTTTACTCAAAAAGGCTGATACACTGATTGGTGAGGTTTTTAGTTCTGTCCGAGAAGAACTGAAATCCAAAACCTGCCAGCAGCATAAAGCCTTCAGTGGCACAATGAATACAGGTACCCTGACAGAAGACACCCCCGAGAACAATCCAGCAGGGGAGATGCTAGCAAGGGCACAGCGGGCAGAGTACTTGGAAGAACAGGGCATGGAAATCTTGTCAAATGTCCTGGAAGAAGAGGCAGCCCGTGTTTCACCTGCAGTTGGTGAGAGGAATCTCCTTCCTGGTTCAGATAGAACAGATACATCTTCTTTGTTAGAAGAGAGAGCCAGGGAGTTAGTCAATGAGGTTATTTTTGCAGCCAAAGAAAATTTGGCAAATGCTGCTTTTGAACAGGTTAAGGATGCCTGGGGTTCTGAACTTCAGGCTGACACTTCAAAAATTCTGAATAGTGATGGTGTTAAGCCACATGATCCAGTTAGGGAGTTCTTGATGTCCGGACAGGCAGCAAGTCAAAGCACACATGAAAttagtgaaaataaattattaagtcaattttttTCCGTGAGTAATTTAGTTAGTGGCTCAGAGTCaataaaaggaagagaaattATTCTCTACCAAAAATCTCCATTTTCCAGAACTGGAGCTGGACAGTCTGGCAGTATAAATTTACAGGAGTCAGATACAGTTTCACCACCTGAAGATACGTCTCATAAAGGATTAGATGGTAGGGTAAAAACAAATGTGCTGCTCCGTGAGGACTATACAAAAACAGCAGAAATAGAGTGTGGGAATGATCACCAAACCTGGGCAGAAGATAGAACTCTTGTATTAACTTTTGAAGGGCCCTCACCAGCGAATGATGACATCCATGTACCTGGTACCTCCAAAGGCAGCTTATCTGATAGCCTTGTGTGTTTATCTGAGAACAGCCTGCCGGGATACAGTAAAGGCAAACCCCTCGCAATGTCAGGAACTGGGAAAGTGCCCAAAAAGGATAATGAAGTCAATATAGGAAGCCTCAAGCTTGCACCTTCCACGATAGCAATAGGGAACATTGACAAAAAGAATGCCGAGTTGGATATTATGAAATATGAAGCCATCCCTTCCATGTTAGAAATGGTACAAGAATGTAAAACAGATTCTGTAACAACAATCACAAACATGGAACCCAgagctgatatttttaaaatgggagaACTGAAAAATCAGAAGGATGCTGAAAGGTGTGTTGAAAAAACTGACGGAGTAACCGTCTCTTTAGCAATGGGAAAAGCAGGTATGACGGGGGATCCTGAAGGGGATGCTGGCAAAACGGAGGTGGTACCTGTTATGCCAGAAGTGAAAAATGCCCACCAAAAGGATGCTGAAGGGGACATTGCAAAAGCTGAGGTGACAGCTGTTACATTAGAAGTGGAAAGCATTTGCCAGAAGCATGCTGAAGGGGATGTGGGCAAGACTGCAGAGGTGGAAAACACCTGCCAGAGGGACAGTGTGGGGACTGAAAAGACCGAAGTGGCACCTGTTACGTTAGAAATGGAAGGCACTTACCAAAAGGGTGAGGAAGGAGAAATTGCCAAGACTGAAGTGGGACCTGTTGAATTAGAGGTGCAAAGTATCTACGCAAAGGATGTAGAAGGAGATGGTGATGAAATGGAAAGGAGACCCATTATGTTAGAAGCAGTGAATGCTTATCACAAAGATGCCAGAGGGATTTCTGCAAAGACAGACAGGCCTGTTTTGGAAGCTGTTTGCCAGAAGGAAGCTGAAGAGATGATTAGTAATGTTGAAATGGCACCTTTTGTGTCAGAAGTGAAAGAGGCTTACAAGAAGGCAGCACCTTCCACCTTACAAATGGAAAAGGCACACAAAAGGGATGCTAAGCAGACTCTTAGAACAGTCACATCCTTGCCTTCCATGatagaaatggaaagaacatcccCAAAAGATTCTGATGGAAATGCTGGCCAACATGAAGTATTTTCCACTGTTGTAGATACTAAAAAGGTCTTTGGAACAGCACTGGAAATGGCTATTCCACAAGTGGAAACCATGCCTCCTATGTTTGAAATTGCAGAAGAACCCCAAGTGTGTGCCAAAAGGAATGTTGgagaaatagaagaagaggcCATTGAAAAAAAGGAAGGTTTCATAGTCCATGACCACAAAGTCGCTTCACATTTCAGGGGCTATGAGTCACCTACATTAAGTAAGGATTATGAGGGCTATCCTGCCTTGGCCATGCCAGCTTTTCAGCTTGAAGACACCACAGTGAGGCTAGACCAAAGCATGCCTGTTACTGTCGTATATGACCAATGTAGAGACCTGGGTTATAATGATAACAAAGAACAGTCAAATTTAGCCTTTGTTTCTCAAGATGAACAAGAAAATTCTTCGTTTACTATATTGTATGATGAGCCCCTTCAGGACGAAGACAGGTATGTCTGTGCGGAAGTGAGAGCACCGTCTTTCTTGTTTCCTGAGGAGTCACCTGGCAGAGGGCCTGTATTGACATGCGAGAGGTCAGAGAGCAGAACTGACCTTGTCCACCATTTTGAAAAAGGCACTAAATCGGATGAGAGGTCCGATAGTGATAGTTCAGAGGTATTCTTAGCTGTGGAGGCCAAAAGATACAAAATTTACCCTTTAGCTCTGTCTCCCATCTATGAGGATGACAGCTCCCAGGAGGAAATCTTGTCGAATGAGGTGTCACCTGGTCACCATGGCTCCTCAAAATCCAGAGAGAGTGCCAACCAGTCGTCCTCCGTGTTATCACTGCTCCAGTCGGTGTCCGAGCGACTGAAGATGAATTTTGATGAAGATGATGGCcagccagcagaggaggaggaagaaacatTGCATAAAGGAAGTCTGAGAACTGAAAGGAGGGAGCCAGTGACCTTGGAGTTACCAGATCCTTCCATCACGTTTTACTCTGATGATGAtgaccaggaaagcagcagaattccCAAGAATTCATATATGTTACCAGATGAACCTACTACCTCCAATCTGCAAATTGGTTTGTGGCCAGAAAAGACTACATTTCTACAAAAATCTGACCTTACTTCTAAGCTACATTCTTCTTTAAAGAGTGCCTATCATCAGTATTTGCAGGCTTCCAAAACTCACTCCTCAGAAAAAGGAGCCAGATTCGGTGGGATATTACAGGAGCCAGTGTCAAAGTTTTTCCGTGTTCAAGACAGCCAAGGCAGATTGAACCCTTTCCTAGAGGTAAGTTATTTCAATTcctaactttttaaagttttgggTCATGGAATTACCTAAAAGCTTATTCAGAAATAAGTATTTTTGCGATTATGTCaagttctactttttaaaaaataggatttgTTCGTTGGGTGCAACTGTACTGTTAAACggagaaaataaaatttgccATACTTTAAAAGCTGTAAGAGAGAGGCAAGTCACCTCACAGTTCTCTGCTAATATATTTGAAATGAAGGCGCAGCATTCTGAATTCCTCAAGGTGCTATCTGGGGAAGTTATCACCTTCTATTAGTCTTGAGTCTCGTGAAAATGTTGCCATTgtgtaaaatttatttgtttgacagcCTCCTGTggttatctttgtttttattcataCAAGGGAGAACATTAAAAACCCAAGAGCTGAGAAATACTATGacttgaaaatgttttgaaattcagtTACATTTTTCTTTGACTTAGGTGTATGTAAATATCTAACATGGGATATTTGATGAACGTGGAACTTGTGTTTTGCGGATCACCAATATCATGAAAGTTTGTTGACCTTGAAAAGCCCAAGAAACAAGTCATAAATACTTTAACAATACTTAAAAACTCACCAGTATCTTGTAaggcaattattttaaaaaccaagtgGAACTCTTCACTGTGTATTATAAAGCTcctaaattctgtttttttccaacTTTATCTCGCCGAACTCTGGATAAAAACTTTGTATTTCTCTCTGCCATACTTTTTCTCAAAATGATCATTGATGGGATTATTTTGTTCCTGCTATCCTATCCATACTCCAGCCTCCCACATTATTTCACTCGTTGATGGGTACCAAATCAGAATTACATAAAAGAAATAAACTCCTAGTGTTACACAGCATTGTGGTGTGGGTTTAGTCCATAATAACCTAGCATGTGTTCTATGGGCACATAGAAGGATGCCCCAAGCCTCTAATCATGAGGTGGTGTCAAAGGGGAAATGTCGACCACCATGTTTTGGTCAGCACACGTTGTATCTATGTTTTGAAATGTGTAGTCCCTGATTGTGTACAGTTAAAGACTTTTCAGAAGTCCTGCTTTTCAAGATTCTCTCAATATTACTTTCTCTGAATAGCCTATTTTAAACCTCTTAAACTGGTGGTTCTCTTTCCATAACctggcagcattttttttttgtatctgaacTGTATACCTAACTTAGTTCTTGCTTGGAAGAGTTGTTCAGCTCTAAGAATCCTCTTTCCTCTTCTGAACAGTGCACTCTGTGAGGACGGAGACAACATCTTGAATTCCCATTCGTGTACATCTATATCCCTTGTCTGTAAGGAAACACTTGACTCATAACATTCCCCAAGTAAATATGTGACAAATTGGAGTTACATCTAATCAGAATATGATGAATTTCCACTGCATCTTAAGGCTTACTTCTTCCATGTTTATTGTTTCAGAATGTTGACAAACAAGTTCTGAGATGTAACCCAAGACCTGGGAAGGTAAGCCTAACTTTCTTGGGTAGACTAACATACATAGCAATAATGAAATTGCTTTTCATAGGGTGTTTAAGTACTTTAACTGATTTAGAGGATTTATTCAAGGATTTAACAGTTAAAGTGAAATGAGTTGAATATCCCTTGTTGGGAGTACTTGGGAACAGAAGTGTTCCaatatccaattttttttttaagattttagattATCTCCAAATTTATGAGATTATGTTAGAGAAGAGATTTGGatccaaacaaaaaaatcacacgTTTTTCATATATGCCTTATATTTGATCTGAAAGTATATTAATACAGTGTTCTTGCTTCCTATTTTTTTATTCTGAGTCCAGGTATGAAATTGTCAACTTTTGCATCAATATCTGCTTCATTCAGATTAGGGATGGATGACCAACTTGTATTTGCTGTTATTTGCTTAGGAtattacattttctatattctaagaCAGCTTACAACtctaaatgtatctttaaaatgtgttattgTGTCGCCTTCGTGTCTGTTGCAGATGGTTATCTACGATCTCCATGGAAGTAAATACAAGCAAGAGATCTACTGTAATATTCCTGATGCTACATCTTGGTCCTTTCCAAATGGAGTACTCATAAAAGTTGTAAGAGGCTGGTGAGGAATCTCAAAACTTTAGAGCTTACTTCACGAAATCATATCTTCCTATTGcttatgattttgtatttttttttatcaaagtaTAACCCCTTCTACcttttgacattttgaaatagcacattaaaacatgttttcttacaatggaagaaaatataggcttttttcaaaaagatttttaatcttacttgaaattcagagttacaaagagaaagggaaggataAAGAagcagaggttttccatccactggttcactctccaaatggccacagcaaccagagctggggtAGATTGAaattgggagccaagagcttcctccaggtctcccacatgaatgccaggagccaagtcatggggccatcctctgctgtcctctaaggcacattagcagggaactggaccagaagtgcaaCAGTTGGTATTTGAGCCCatacccatgtgggtgctgcagactgagGATTAGCAAGCTACATCACCACTGGTCCTAGGCTGTTTTAAATGCTTGTGTTGTGACTTACTGTACAATCAGTATAAGCTATCCTAAAACTGAGCAATTAGGATAGGTTCAGCAAGTTGAATTGCATATCAAATGCTTcagatgaatggaaaaaaaaaagctttgaaaatgAGTTCAGAAATTGTGGGATGCTAAGGAATGTGAGGACCACATAGTTCAAGTCATGTGTATAGCAGAAATGCTCAAAAAATGAAGGATTCTTTGTGTAGTGTAAATAGGAGGGGCCATATTGTTTGTTGCTATGGACCGTGTCCAATGGGCATTCTGGAGGCAGATTTCCTTTATTTAGTGTATAAATTACCCCCAGTCAGTGTTCATGTTGTAAGCAGTAGGGCATGGTGTTGTCATCACGTAGTAAAAACGGACATGTGCTCTGTATCATCCAGCAATGGGAATGTTAGGGTAGAAATGTAATTGAGAAttgttaaataattatttttagtaCAAATGTATAACTTTGTGCCTATATTATCCAcattaaaatacattataaaggtatttttatttctaaCGTGTTAAAATCTTAATTTTACACTATTTGTTATTATGTAGCCTATGTCATtgtttcaaaaatagaattatgtgttaatagtggaagatagcccagcTTAAGATATTTAAGCAATTGAAATGATATGTGACTTTCTATTTTATGCTTCCTTTATTAAAAACTTTATttgctcattgcattcatatTTGTTTAGCTGGATTTTATATGAGAAACCACATTTTCAAGGTCAGAAATGTGTGTTGGAAGAAGGGGAAAAGGTATTAAATCATGACTGGATTCTCCAGAACAGAAAACATCCACAAAGAAATGTGTTGGGTTCGATCAGACGCGTCTTAAAGGTAACTCAATGTAGCTTTCCTctgtagttttcattttgttttacttattacACTTAGAAATGTTTGCTCTTAAtaatttcattgctttttgttattttgataAGCTGTTGAATTTACACATATGAAATATTAGAATAGTACTTTAAAGTATTTACACTGGCCTATGAAATCAGATATACCATATGTATTTTAACACTCTTGACTAAAATGATGCTCAAGAGTCTTCAGGAAAAAGAGCCAATATTTCCACGTTATCTTCCAGTGTAGTATTCTATCATATCAGTTACTCCTTAGCCTGAGGGCAGACATTCCAAGCTCCCAGAATATTTCTAAAACCCCTGACAGGTTTTAATAAACGCCATTTATTAGGACACATTTGAAGATTCCTGGGATTGAAAAGACGATTTCTGAAacctttgattattttttaaataatacacctttttccattaaatttttgaaaatatttcatactGTGTTCCTGTACTTGCATACCTGTTAGAAACTTTCGCCTTTTCTTTCTAAGAGGGTACTTTATATCATATTCCCCTTGGCATGCCTGAGTTGCTGGTACTGCTACTCTTATACATTGGGATCATTATCCAGTACACTGCAGTCACTTGAACATAAGTCCGGGATACCACAGGATTCAGTCTGATAAGCAGCCCCTCTGCTGAGTGACTGGAAGGCAGATAGGCAGCTTGGAGACTGTCATCAAAGAGTTGGTTCCCTTCCAAAGTAGGACAAGGCCTATTCATCTCCCTGTGCAAAATTTCACAAGATTTAAAACTTACAAATTATTTGTTTCTGAAAATTTCCATGTATTATTTTCAGACCACTGTTGGCCACAGGGACCTAATCTATGGAAACAAACTGCAGCTGAGAGAAGGATTGCTGTGtttaatatttaaacatatacgtgtgtgtaagtgtgtgtgtgagggtatTAGGGGAAATGAGAGATAAAGGGAAGAGAAAGTGGTGCATTGTATTTTCTGTTTAGCAAATAACGTTTAGTGCTGAGGTGAGGGGGATTTTAGAGAAATAAAGCATGTTGgtttaagactgatttatttgaaaggcagagttacagagagagagagagagagtgacatcttccatctactggttcataccAGAACTGGAGTAGTCCAAAtctaagagccaggagtttgttcttgGTATCCCACATTGGTTCCCCAGGCCCAAAGTCCTGTGTagcatttccaggcacattaacaggaaactgggtcagaaatggagcaattggCTGGCCCAAACGAGTACTCTGTAggcatgctggtgccacaggcaatgactttagctacAATCCCACAGTAGCAGCTCC
This sequence is a window from Ochotona princeps isolate mOchPri1 chromosome 3, mOchPri1.hap1, whole genome shotgun sequence. Protein-coding genes within it:
- the CRYBG3 gene encoding very large A-kinase anchor protein, with amino-acid sequence MSGGRRRGSAPWHSFSRFFAPRSLSRDKEEEEEKPGTAQPSAAGRGAASTENEPTSATQKKENVLSSEAVKISQSEDKRNHAEKPTGLSTQEDSKKTNDFSSSTSETRTGEGDKQPKESFFQFLGNLFSVSGKSSLSEAKQSSFKEDHDKIEKDLPTTSDQHKEGTRREREFARGSPGSQALPTEEQESNSSELSDAVSLDTTQDSEQEASDGSQQIDDQPFSRPSVTYATYRGPQHIRKYLKQQTILETVNPLDRENESSDSSTNTRVGGWSETEAGTAPSLSTSTSISTEGYLEASTCSRISANTENQLTNSLELQETVSSKHVLNKNDPGRLEKRQVPPSAVANSGCAVGESNSQGLLSCISISQTDGQSSTQLTGKENSEVTCSPDFQGKTTIGNTVKETSSLMSGGTSEKGEQVEPQKPAVSDFSGSEFPGSNAAKQGHSDLPSPNRLMRHEDLHLPESKCSDKQPVDNSSEQAANHTSPVAPQGHAVTDTELVGEEKTLSSQDSEKNLAVTEIGQKSESASAGEPTTSSHAKVPEDRVKSFPEGPPQLFEAEAKKSAVRPLGSTPQVRANQKDPASVKCSTDSESVACLEIVPELDLGPNKNHLSESPPDSESPQQTKISPDVKTSVSLNRGESKDTTSPPTFVSGADVLNTLAVSALKNEHAETGGENIAGVSCQPNKNREESKADHVEFANKKTSLVLESKEVLRDACRLPQGLKAGDTQLREVDSLNQLESGSLPGHRCSVSPKKAESKPSDTKAIQGITETSDSLETKSDNISKVFSKAEVQDQNSIPLESHSGRGKTVALTKIAVSETESRDIFQGRLPFFPFEITDTPAKHNLSKLTSAEAEQEKSPQPVDPRLEEKCADADLKEKDHAEESPASKHQGVQDIETDPLGDHPSACGEKVTRRMAQNREADTGAIHQVLGLSRGKKTSGLSEMAHLSSAISCKFQETDSTKANSFFLSSDVKLEKDVCACEDSDLPNAPSVLRSEKREDTRFLSEAVNSVSSSSRHCGGVIKVMHSHHPPNNFDSGKASTDFTGESAALTNPLRPDNTLLELETPVSIEAAVTPCQEHLGICTGEISLDFPSTSQLAGPMEAEPGAVAGAPVSVNSPSQPCSEASAEHVEAGRRTCDRFLESALLKKADTLIGEVFSSVREELKSKTCQQHKAFSGTMNTGTLTEDTPENNPAGEMLARAQRAEYLEEQGMEILSNVLEEEAARVSPAVGERNLLPGSDRTDTSSLLEERARELVNEVIFAAKENLANAAFEQVKDAWGSELQADTSKILNSDGVKPHDPVREFLMSGQAASQSTHEISENKLLSQFFSVSNLVSGSESIKGREIILYQKSPFSRTGAGQSGSINLQESDTVSPPEDTSHKGLDGRVKTNVLLREDYTKTAEIECGNDHQTWAEDRTLVLTFEGPSPANDDIHVPGTSKGSLSDSLVCLSENSLPGYSKGKPLAMSGTGKVPKKDNEVNIGSLKLAPSTIAIGNIDKKNAELDIMKYEAIPSMLEMVQECKTDSVTTITNMEPRADIFKMGELKNQKDAERCVEKTDGVTVSLAMGKAGMTGDPEGDAGKTEVVPVMPEVKNAHQKDAEGDIAKAEVTAVTLEVESICQKHAEGDVGKTAEVENTCQRDSVGTEKTEVAPVTLEMEGTYQKGEEGEIAKTEVGPVELEVQSIYAKDVEGDGDEMERRPIMLEAVNAYHKDARGISAKTDRPVLEAVCQKEAEEMISNVEMAPFVSEVKEAYKKAAPSTLQMEKAHKRDAKQTLRTVTSLPSMIEMERTSPKDSDGNAGQHEVFSTVVDTKKVFGTALEMAIPQVETMPPMFEIAEEPQVCAKRNVGEIEEEAIEKKEGFIVHDHKVASHFRGYESPTLSKDYEGYPALAMPAFQLEDTTVRLDQSMPVTVVYDQCRDLGYNDNKEQSNLAFVSQDEQENSSFTILYDEPLQDEDRYVCAEVRAPSFLFPEESPGRGPVLTCERSESRTDLVHHFEKGTKSDERSDSDSSEVFLAVEAKRYKIYPLALSPIYEDDSSQEEILSNEVSPGHHGSSKSRESANQSSSVLSLLQSVSERLKMNFDEDDGQPAEEEEETLHKGSLRTERREPVTLELPDPSITFYSDDDDQESSRIPKNSYMLPDEPTTSNLQIGLWPEKTTFLQKSDLTSKLHSSLKSAYHQYLQASKTHSSEKGARFGGILQEPVSKFFRVQDSQGRLNPFLENVDKQVLRCNPRPGKMVIYDLHGSKYKQEIYCNIPDATSWSFPNGVLIKVVRGCWILYEKPHFQGQKCVLEEGEKVLNHDWILQNRKHPQRNVLGSIRRVLKDCSIPEIELCSQSDPACCPVFIQRAVPNLEELNIPKSMSFTVKSGVWLAYPNINFKGRATVLEENCGLFEISATDVKSLHPLQMGGLKVEMPMNLKVIIYEKPHFHGKYKEFSEHIDSVPNFLKDDDFHGIGSIRVIGGVWVAYEKEHFKGQQFLLEEGDFEDSSTYGALSTPIMSFRYLQANFIESFITLFDSDLESGKFIDITNQEIPDLEEIGFGSETRSIHVKSGVWVAYQQKFFCGEQYILEKGKYKCFFDWGGSSNTIMSIRPVQLEPLGINEPPHLLKAFSKPGFQGECVDVTNEISDLTSFTPCSFKVLRGCWILYYQEDVCDHQCVLEEGLYADLTSCGCPTSKVKSLKPIDYVFEEPSISLFALEHCEGRELHLEEAVNSVLNKDLHFYTQSVWVKSGLWIAYEGSNFLGRQILLEPNEIPNWTAFSGWKTIGSLRPMKQPAVYIRIKNRAQDEYLTVTGTISDMRATSVCISPYSGKNTQIWHYCRGLFKSKANDTCLDVIGGRDTPGAKVALWTEHGQLRQKWRLNKDGTISSYLSDQLVLDVKVGNYCDKTHVIVNQFLEGEATQKWDIEIL